ATATATTACGTCGCATCATGCCACCTGAAAATATTAATGAGCGCTGGGTGCAAAATGGAATCATGGTCTTTGCTGTATTACTGGCATGGGGCGCGATTATATTAAATGCACCCGTCTTGAGCTTTACTTCTATCTGTAGCCCTATATTCGGTATGGTGGGGTGTTTGATTCCTGCATATTTAGTTTATAAAGTGCCGGCGCTGCATAAATACAAAGGCCTGTCTTTGACCGTCATTATTATTACCGGCGTTTTACTGTGTATTTCCCCATTCCTGGCATTCTCTTGAAATAACGGCATCTGACATTACCTGCTGTAAATGTTTGAAGGTATTTATTATGAGTAACACAACTGATTCTGCTTTATGGACGGCGTTTATCCATGTTATTCAACGGGATGTGCAACCCGCTGTAGGGTGTACTGAACCGATCGCCTTGGCGTTGGCATCAGCCATTGCTGCATCATATTTGCCCGCGAAAGCTGAGCGTATTGAGGCGCGGGTTTCACCAAATCTGATGAAAAATGGTATGGGTGTGACAGTGCCGGGCACCGGCATGGTGGGATTACCTATCGCCGCCGCAGTCGGGGCATTAGGCGGTGATCCTGACGGCGGGCTGGAGGTGTTGAAAAACCTCAGTTCGCAACAGGTGGTAGAGGCGAAAGCCATGCTGGATCGGGGGGATGTACGAGTCGATATGCAGGCGGGGGATGAAATCCTGTTTGCCGAAGCCACGCTATATCACGGAGATCAATGGGCTTGTGTCACTATTGCTGGTGGCCACACTCAAGTGGTGAGAATTGTCATTAATGGCAATGTTCTGTTTGAACTGGCACCAGAGTCCCCGTCAGAACAGGTGGCATGCCATGCTCATGATTGCTTGAAGCAGGCGACGGCTCGCCAAGTTTATCAATTTGCCACTCAAGTGCCATTTGAGCAGATTGCCTTTATTTTACAGGCCGCCAAATTGAATGGGGCACTGTCGCAAGAAGGGCTAACAGGCAACTATGGTTTGCACATTGGTGCTTCACTGATGCGTCAGCGCGGGCGGGGGTTGCTGGTTAAGGATTTGCTGTCGGATATCATGATTCGCTCGGCGGCGGCATCTGATGCACGCATGGGCGGAGCGCTGCTGCCCGCGATGAGTAATTCCGGCTCCGGTAATCAGGGGATTGCCGCTACCATGCCAGTAGTGGTGGTGGCAGAACACGTAGGAGCCAGTGAGGAAGAGCTGGCTCGGGCGCTTATTCTTTCCCATTTGATGGCGATTTATATTCACAACCAGTTACCCACTTTGTCTGCATTATGTGCCGCCACCACCGCCGCAATGGGGGCTGCAGCAGGGATGGCGTGGCTGCTGGAGCCGCGTTATGAACCGGTAGCATTGGCCATTGGCAGTATGATTGGTGATATCAGCGGGATTATCTGTGATGGTGCGGCCAACAGTTGCGCGATGAAAGTTTCCACCAGTGTTAGTGCGGCGTATAAGGCGGTGTTGATGGCATTAGACAGCAGCGGGGTTACTGGCAATGAGGGGATCGTCGCGGATGATGTCGATCAGTCAATCGCTAATCTGTGTGCGCTGGCCTGTGGTGCGATGCGGCAAACAGACAGTCAGATTATCGAGATTATGGCGCACAAGTGTCACTGTGATTAGGCATTGATAAGTATGAAGGGCAGGGAGGGCAATGCTGCTCTCCCTGTTATTTATTATTGGTTTATGACACTAATTCTAATCCTGCCAGCCGTCGCCAGTAGCCATTACAATCGGCTTTATCGGCCAGTGTCAGTGGGTTTAATCCCAACTCATTGGCGCGAAACTGATCAATGACATCCAGCGTTTCCATGCCTTGCGGCGAAAGGCGAACAATATCCACCAAACCTTGCATGGAAATCAGATCGTTACCAAGGTTATAGCAATAGCCACTTTGGGTCTGAATCCCATTAAGGATAAACACCTGTTGGTCTTCCTGTGACAACACCTTTCGACCTTGTGGGTACTTAATGCAGCAGGTTTCACATTCATCTTTGGCCCGGTCTTCTGAACGCGCGGTAAAACAGCGGGCAGAATAAGCCAGTGGCAGGTGACCGTAGCTCAAGACTTCAACTTCAAATTTATCGCGAAATCCCAGTTCTTCGCACTGTTGCAGCACATTCGCCAGCCAATCGCGCGAAAGCTCAACTGGCATACACCAGCGCATCATGCCCTGACGATGCAAAATGCGCAGAGTATAGGCGTTATAGCAATTGAGGGCATGACCGGCGACAAAGGGTAAACCGCGATCGGCCGCCATATTCACTGCACCTAAGTCATTGGCTTCTAACAAGAACTCGCCGTTTTCGACATAGCGCTTTAATTCATTTAATTCTGATGGTGCTTGCAGCAGGGCCAGTGTGGAAATCACCACCTGTTTGCCACTGGCGGCAACATCTTTGGCGAGTGCTAACCAATCACCCACTTTCATTTCGCGGCGTTTGGTACAAACATTCTCACCAAGATAAATAATATCGGCACTGCTGCTGGCCGCGGCCTGATAAAAAGTTTCAATATCGGTTTTCGGCCAGTAATAGAGTACTGCGCCTAAGGCGTACTTCATATTTCCTCCGGCTACTGCCACTTGCGATGATAAGCGCCCAGGGTGGTTTGGGTGCCTTCGGACATTGCGCCCAATTGTTCCATCCATTCTTCTTTGGCGGAAAATTGCGCAGGATTGGCCAGATAGCGGTCAATTGCCTGCCGCCACACTTTCGCCACCTGGCTGACATAAGCCGGGCTGCGCTGACGCCCTTCAATTTTCACCGAGGCAATATTGGCGGCAAATAATTCCGGTAGCAGTTCAAGAGTATTGAGGCTAGTCGGCTCTTCCAGTGCATGATAGCGCTGCCCATCCACCAAATAGCGCCCTTTGCACAAGGTCGGATAGCCGGCATTTTCGTTATCTTCATAACGGTCGATCAGCACTTCATTGAGGCGAGACTCCATCCCTTGCGGGGTTTGCTGCCAGCGCACAAAGCGCGCCGGAGAGCAGGCACCGACGGTATTGGGTGATTCACCGGTCAAATAGGATGAAAGATAACACCGCCCTTCAGCCATAATGCACAAGCTGCCAAAGGCAAAAACTTCCAATGGAACCGGGCTGGTGCGGGACAATTGTTTTACCTGATGCATGGATAGCACCCGCGGTAAAACAACTCGTGCGACATCAAAATGGCGTTGATAGAAGCGGATAGCTTCATCATTGGTCGCCGAGGCTTGTACCGACACATGGCGCTCAACTTGTGGGTAGCGTTCGGCGGCATATTCCAACATCGCCAAATCCGCCAGAATCAGGGCATCAGCCCCAAGCTGTGCCGCCATATCAACGGCCCGTTGCCAGCGGGAATAGCCGGCAGGGTGAGCAAACGTATTAATGGCGATATGCAATTTCCGTTTGCGGCTGTGAACGTAATTGACGGCTTCCTGTAATTTTTTATCGGTGAAATTCAGTCCGGCAAAATGGCGGGCGTTAGTATCATCTTTCAAGCCGATATAAACCGCGTCAGCACCATTATCGATTGCGGCCTTTAATGCGGGTAAATTACCGGCAGGACAAAGCAGCTCCATAGAATTTTCCCTATCCGAAGATGATATTAGAGTTTAGCGAATGGCGATTTTAGTTAACCCGCCGTGAACTGACCTTGATTTAGGGCAGTTTCTTTCGCATTGGTGCCATTCTTCTGATATTTAGCAAAGATCTGATGCAAAATTTATTGATATAACAGGCTTCCACATTCTGCCAATGTGGCAAAATAGAACTTTATTTTATACAGATTAATACCCAAAGTAATTGGAGTTGCAGGTAGGCGGCAAAAGAACTCATCCCAATGAGCTATTTACTGTAAGGTCAACGACCAGTAAGTGATTTGGGTGAGTGAATGTAGCCAACACCCCTGTGGCTTCAAGTACAAAGGGTATATCACCAAAAAGGAGTCAGCCTGTGTTGGGAGAACTACGAGCACGCCTTGTACGCCAAGGGCCAGCGCTGCTGCGGGGGCCGTTAAAATTGACGCCATTTGCTTTGCAACGCCAGGTGTTGGAGCAAGTGTTGGGCTGGCAATTCCGTCAGGCGCTGCTGGACGGAGATCTGGAGTTTCTGGAGTCTCGCTGGTTAAAAATTGAAGTGCGTGACCTCGCATTGCAATGGTTTATGACCGTGGAAAACGGTAGGCTGGTGGTGAGCCAACAGGCTGAGGCGGATGTTAGCTTCAGCGGTGATGCCAACGATCTGATTTTGATCGCTGCCCGTAAAGAAGATCCGGATACGCTATTTTTCCAGCGCCGGCTGCGAATTGAAGGGGATACCGAATTGGGCCTGTATGTGAAAAATCTGATGGATGCCATTGAATTGGAATCTATGCCGACGCTACTGCGAGTCGGTCTGCAACAACTGGCGGAATTTATTGAAGCGGGTCAGCAAGAGGGTGCGGCGAGTACTTCCCGTACATTAGCATCGTGCTGATCCGAGTTGAAATTCCAGTGGATGCTCCGGGGATCGACGCCTTATTACGCAAGGCATTCAAGGGCGATGATGAAGCAGGATTAGTGCAACAATTGCGCGAAGATGGCTTACTGACGCTGGGCATTGTGGCAACCGATGATGAAGGCGGTGTAGTTGGTTATGCAGCATTCAGCCCGGTGGATGTGGGCGGCGAAGACCGTCAATGGGTTGCACTGGCCCCGCTGGCAGTGGAAGAAAGTCTGCGTCGTCAAGGATTGGCTGAGAAGCTGGTCTATGAAGGCCTCGATTCTCTCAATGAGTTCGGCTATGCCGCAGTGGTGGTATTAGGCGATCCCGCCTATTATCAGCGTTTTGGCTTTGTGCCAGCGGCCCGTCATCAATTAACCTGCCGTTGGCCTGATACTGAAGAAGCCTTTCAGGTGTATGCGTTGGCAGAAGATGCACTGACAGATGCTGATGGCGAAGTGGTGTTTTCTGCGCCGTTTAATCGGTTCTAACGTCTAGCAACGATACCAATGAAGAGGGCTGGTTCATCACCAGCTTTTCTTTTTGTTGCTTACTGAGCTGCTTGACTCGATATTCCAGCTTCAACGCCGTTGAGCGATCCCCTGCTTCACAATGAAATACCAGCGCTAACTCTCCTTTGCCCCGCAGCGCTTTTGCGCCTTTTCCAGCTTGATGTTGCGTCAGTCTCCTGGCCACATCAGTGGTAATGCCGGTATACAGCATGCCACTGGTGGTGCGCAGCAGATAGAGATGCCAAAGGCTGTCCGACATAATCTTATTCCAGTCCGGGGGTAGCGGTTCGGAACATTATTACCGGAATTTCCCATTGCATCCTGACTTTTTTATCTGCTGGCACCTGATCAGTTTAAATTGGTTCTATTTGGCTCAATATGAACCATTCGATTATTTATTTAGTCTTTGCTGCAAATTCAAAGCGTGGTGAAACCAAACCGTACAGTGTCCAACCGAGGAAGGTGACAATCGCCCCCCAAGTCATGGCTTCCTGGCCTGAACTATAAAGCGCATAGAAGCTATACATCGCACCGATAAAGGCAATGATATTGGCTTTGCGCGCTTTTGCAGGTGGAACATTGGCGGTTTTCTGAATAATCACCAACGCTGCCATCGACAGAATATAAGGGATGATATTGGTTACAACTGCCAGATTGACCAGCACATTGAATTGTTTATTCAATGATGGGCTAATGGTCATTAGTGACAAGACACTCTGGATGACAACAATAGTCAGCATCCCTTTGATTGGCGCATCAGCTTTACTGACTTTAGAGAAGATTTTCGGGAAGAAACCTTCATCGGCAGAGGATTTAAATACCTGAGCGATGGTGAACTGCCAGCCGAGCAATGAACCCACACAAGACATAATCATCAATGCCATGATGATTTTACCCACAGCTGGGGTAAACATATAAGCGAATGCCAGGCCAAATGGCGCTGTTGAGTTCGCCAAGTCCATATTAGGGACAATACCGGCGATGACGTTGGTCGAAATAATATAGATAACCGCTGCACCTAAAGTCCCGCCCAATACGGCAATCGGGACGTTACGTTCAGGGTTTTCTACGGCGTCGGTATTGGCACAGGCAGATTCCAGCCCGAGGAAAGCCCATAATGTCATCGAAATGGAGGAACCGATAGCTTCAAAAGTAGGTACGCCATGTGGGTTCCATGCCGCCGCGTAAGCGGAGCCGCTAAACCAGAACCAACCAATAATTGAAATCCCCACTACCGGAATAATCACCCCCCAGATAGTGACACTACTGATCTGCCCGGTAATTCGTGCGCCGCCGAAGTTAGCCACCGTTGCCAACCACAGTACGCCGATAGTCGCGATACAAATACCCAGTGGCGTTAAGGTGGCCCCCAGTAATTCAGTTCCGTACCCGACCGCCGATATGGCAATAGCGATATTGGCAATCAATAGAGATGCACCATAGGTATAGTTGGCCATGAAGTTGCCGGATTTACCGAAAGCGTATTCTGCATAACCGCCCATCCCACCCGATTTACGGCTGAACATCCCGCACTGGGCAAATGCATAAGCCAGCGCCATGGAACCGACGGCGGTGACTAACCATGAAACGATAGAAATCGTCCCAACTTCGGCGAGTTTGGTTGGCAGCATAATTATGCCTGATCCCATCATATTGACGGCAGTCAGAATAGTTAACTGTACTACTCCCATCTTATTATTTGTTTTACTCATTTTTATTATCTCTTTTTAAATTTCAGAGACTGCGGGAATAATTAACTCCCGCAGGTTTGAGTTATTGGTGTTGTATAATAGAAGTCTTCTTTTTTACTTGTTTTTCATCATATAGCCGTATGCGCG
The sequence above is drawn from the Yersinia enterocolitica subsp. enterocolitica genome and encodes:
- a CDS encoding GNAT family N-acetyltransferase; amino-acid sequence: MLIRVEIPVDAPGIDALLRKAFKGDDEAGLVQQLREDGLLTLGIVATDDEGGVVGYAAFSPVDVGGEDRQWVALAPLAVEESLRRQGLAEKLVYEGLDSLNEFGYAAVVVLGDPAYYQRFGFVPAARHQLTCRWPDTEEAFQVYALAEDALTDADGEVVFSAPFNRF
- a CDS encoding serine dehydratase subunit alpha family protein, producing the protein MSNTTDSALWTAFIHVIQRDVQPAVGCTEPIALALASAIAASYLPAKAERIEARVSPNLMKNGMGVTVPGTGMVGLPIAAAVGALGGDPDGGLEVLKNLSSQQVVEAKAMLDRGDVRVDMQAGDEILFAEATLYHGDQWACVTIAGGHTQVVRIVINGNVLFELAPESPSEQVACHAHDCLKQATARQVYQFATQVPFEQIAFILQAAKLNGALSQEGLTGNYGLHIGASLMRQRGRGLLVKDLLSDIMIRSAAASDARMGGALLPAMSNSGSGNQGIAATMPVVVVAEHVGASEEELARALILSHLMAIYIHNQLPTLSALCAATTAAMGAAAGMAWLLEPRYEPVALAIGSMIGDISGIICDGAANSCAMKVSTSVSAAYKAVLMALDSSGVTGNEGIVADDVDQSIANLCALACGAMRQTDSQIIEIMAHKCHCD
- the ubiT gene encoding ubiquinone anaerobic biosynthesis accessory factor UbiT, which encodes MLGELRARLVRQGPALLRGPLKLTPFALQRQVLEQVLGWQFRQALLDGDLEFLESRWLKIEVRDLALQWFMTVENGRLVVSQQAEADVSFSGDANDLILIAARKEDPDTLFFQRRLRIEGDTELGLYVKNLMDAIELESMPTLLRVGLQQLAEFIEAGQQEGAASTSRTLASC
- a CDS encoding GIY-YIG nuclease family protein, with amino-acid sequence MSDSLWHLYLLRTTSGMLYTGITTDVARRLTQHQAGKGAKALRGKGELALVFHCEAGDRSTALKLEYRVKQLSKQQKEKLVMNQPSSLVSLLDVRTD
- the ubiU gene encoding ubiquinone anaerobic biosynthesis protein UbiU; translated protein: MELLCPAGNLPALKAAIDNGADAVYIGLKDDTNARHFAGLNFTDKKLQEAVNYVHSRKRKLHIAINTFAHPAGYSRWQRAVDMAAQLGADALILADLAMLEYAAERYPQVERHVSVQASATNDEAIRFYQRHFDVARVVLPRVLSMHQVKQLSRTSPVPLEVFAFGSLCIMAEGRCYLSSYLTGESPNTVGACSPARFVRWQQTPQGMESRLNEVLIDRYEDNENAGYPTLCKGRYLVDGQRYHALEEPTSLNTLELLPELFAANIASVKIEGRQRSPAYVSQVAKVWRQAIDRYLANPAQFSAKEEWMEQLGAMSEGTQTTLGAYHRKWQ
- the potE gene encoding putrescine-ornithine antiporter, giving the protein MSKTNNKMGVVQLTILTAVNMMGSGIIMLPTKLAEVGTISIVSWLVTAVGSMALAYAFAQCGMFSRKSGGMGGYAEYAFGKSGNFMANYTYGASLLIANIAIAISAVGYGTELLGATLTPLGICIATIGVLWLATVANFGGARITGQISSVTIWGVIIPVVGISIIGWFWFSGSAYAAAWNPHGVPTFEAIGSSISMTLWAFLGLESACANTDAVENPERNVPIAVLGGTLGAAVIYIISTNVIAGIVPNMDLANSTAPFGLAFAYMFTPAVGKIIMALMIMSCVGSLLGWQFTIAQVFKSSADEGFFPKIFSKVSKADAPIKGMLTIVVIQSVLSLMTISPSLNKQFNVLVNLAVVTNIIPYILSMAALVIIQKTANVPPAKARKANIIAFIGAMYSFYALYSSGQEAMTWGAIVTFLGWTLYGLVSPRFEFAAKTK
- a CDS encoding U32 family peptidase; translated protein: MKYALGAVLYYWPKTDIETFYQAAASSSADIIYLGENVCTKRREMKVGDWLALAKDVAASGKQVVISTLALLQAPSELNELKRYVENGEFLLEANDLGAVNMAADRGLPFVAGHALNCYNAYTLRILHRQGMMRWCMPVELSRDWLANVLQQCEELGFRDKFEVEVLSYGHLPLAYSARCFTARSEDRAKDECETCCIKYPQGRKVLSQEDQQVFILNGIQTQSGYCYNLGNDLISMQGLVDIVRLSPQGMETLDVIDQFRANELGLNPLTLADKADCNGYWRRLAGLELVS